The proteins below come from a single Tenuifilum thalassicum genomic window:
- a CDS encoding DUF1972 domain-containing protein codes for MRIAILGTRGIPNRYGGFERFAEEISCILGSRGLEVFVTRPADNKGMEVFSLNVMVVDIPVSKLLPQNLQTIVYDFLSLKWCLKNNIDVIIECGYAFSPSLLLLPRSIRNKIITNPDGLEYNRSKWGLIARLYLKFSERLAFKYSEQIVCDNKALLDVYRKYRRIINYIPYGANPIEVIPDPDIIRSLTSFNLNEYYLVISRITPENSIELILNYFVGNKNRKLLVVGETNSTYANKIRKVYGDYENIVFLGGIYDQVVLNALRYHCKLYIHGHTAGGTNPSLLEAMACRCFILAHKNQFNQAVLGEDALYFSSAKSLAKRIDEFDCIEADTIENCKQRNFDKIELYYSWDGVADEYEKIFNQIVCLNKDKSKF; via the coding sequence ATGAGAATTGCCATTCTTGGAACTCGTGGAATCCCCAACAGATATGGGGGATTCGAACGATTTGCCGAAGAAATTTCCTGTATTCTAGGTAGTAGAGGTTTGGAAGTTTTTGTTACCCGGCCTGCAGATAATAAAGGAATGGAGGTTTTTTCGTTAAATGTTATGGTTGTGGATATTCCGGTTAGCAAGTTGCTCCCTCAAAATCTACAAACAATAGTTTATGATTTCTTGTCGCTTAAATGGTGCTTAAAAAATAACATTGACGTAATCATTGAATGCGGATACGCCTTTTCTCCTTCGTTACTACTTTTACCAAGATCGATAAGAAACAAAATAATTACAAACCCCGATGGATTAGAGTATAATCGTTCTAAATGGGGATTAATTGCAAGACTTTATCTTAAATTTTCAGAGCGGCTAGCCTTTAAGTATTCGGAACAGATTGTTTGTGACAACAAGGCCCTTTTAGATGTTTACCGTAAATATCGAAGAATAATAAACTATATTCCTTATGGTGCAAACCCTATCGAGGTTATCCCAGATCCTGATATCATTCGCTCACTTACCAGTTTTAACCTAAATGAGTACTATTTGGTGATATCACGAATTACACCTGAAAATAGTATTGAGTTAATTCTGAACTACTTTGTCGGGAATAAAAATAGAAAGTTGCTTGTTGTTGGAGAAACCAATTCTACATATGCAAATAAAATTAGAAAGGTATATGGTGATTATGAAAACATAGTTTTTTTAGGGGGGATTTATGATCAGGTTGTTCTTAATGCTTTGCGTTATCATTGTAAGCTATACATACATGGCCACACTGCTGGCGGTACCAATCCATCGCTGCTTGAAGCAATGGCATGTAGGTGTTTTATTCTAGCACACAAGAATCAATTCAATCAGGCTGTTCTTGGCGAAGATGCTTTATACTTTTCGAGCGCTAAATCGTTGGCTAAACGTATTGATGAATTTGATTGCATTGAAGCTGATACCATAGAGAATTGCAAGCAAAGAAACTTTGATAAAATTGAACTTTACTACTCCTGGGATGGAGTTGCCGATGAATATGAAAAGATTTTTAACCAGATTGTGTGTTTAAATAAAGATAAAAGTAAATTTTAA
- a CDS encoding ATP-binding protein, producing MFKRLKRRKEIKEKVSLLKTITLFREVDERALFRIASVMEPCEIKKGDILFNKGDKDFALYLIVSGRVKIHDGNHTFTTFGANQYFGEYSLLDSTPRSTSVTAIEDTKLLRLDQEQFNKYIFKIPSLARGLLLGLVWRLRDYNVLEEQLTSKNLEIKRQKEELEIQRKELEQLNHMKDRFFAIIAHDLRNPFSTVLSLSELLAKEFSNIEPENLKLFIEQLYRYSNKTFNLLENLLQWSMLQTGRLTPKPQQANLSDIISDTIDLLSGNASKKSIRLNWVDNNDYIGYFDVNMITTVIRNLISNAIKFTPQNGEISVSVKSEFDKYRVFIKDNGVGMSKEIVDKLFRIDTNPSTPGTNDESGTGLGLILCKDFVEKNNGSIGVESEVNKGSTFYFTIPRFDNSHQ from the coding sequence ATGTTTAAACGGTTAAAAAGACGAAAAGAAATCAAAGAGAAAGTCTCATTATTGAAAACCATAACCCTGTTTAGAGAGGTTGATGAGAGGGCGCTTTTTCGTATTGCTTCGGTTATGGAACCTTGCGAGATTAAAAAAGGCGATATCCTGTTTAATAAGGGCGATAAGGACTTTGCTCTGTATCTTATTGTTTCAGGAAGAGTGAAAATCCACGATGGGAATCATACTTTTACAACTTTCGGCGCAAACCAATATTTTGGTGAGTATTCGCTTTTAGACTCTACGCCTCGCTCAACATCAGTAACCGCCATCGAAGATACTAAGCTTCTAAGACTCGACCAGGAACAGTTTAACAAGTACATTTTTAAAATACCCAGCCTTGCAAGAGGGTTATTACTTGGATTGGTGTGGCGACTGAGAGATTATAATGTTTTAGAGGAACAGCTCACGTCTAAAAACCTAGAAATTAAGCGACAAAAGGAAGAACTTGAAATACAACGCAAAGAACTTGAGCAGCTGAATCACATGAAAGATCGTTTCTTTGCCATAATTGCTCATGATTTGCGTAACCCTTTTAGTACAGTGCTTTCTCTTTCTGAACTTCTTGCTAAAGAGTTTTCTAATATTGAGCCCGAAAACCTCAAACTCTTTATTGAGCAGCTCTATAGATATTCCAATAAAACATTTAATCTTCTAGAGAACCTGCTTCAATGGTCAATGCTTCAGACAGGAAGATTGACACCAAAACCACAGCAAGCAAACTTGTCTGATATCATTTCAGATACTATTGATTTACTTTCGGGTAACGCCTCTAAAAAATCTATCAGGCTAAATTGGGTGGATAACAATGATTATATTGGTTATTTTGATGTTAATATGATTACTACTGTTATTCGCAACCTCATTAGCAATGCTATTAAGTTTACTCCTCAAAACGGTGAAATTTCTGTTAGCGTAAAAAGTGAGTTTGATAAATATCGAGTTTTTATTAAGGATAATGGGGTTGGAATGTCGAAGGAAATAGTCGACAAACTTTTTAGAATAGATACTAATCCATCAACTCCAGGTACTAATGACGAAAGCGGTACGGGGTTAGGCCTAATTCTTTGTAAAGATTTTGTGGAGAAAAATAATGGAAGCATAGGGGTTGAAAGTGAGGTGAATAAGGGTTCAACATTCTATTTTACCATTCCGCGATTCGATAATAGCCATCAATGA
- a CDS encoding GAF domain-containing protein — protein sequence MKISLTIRQKILYFILGTAIVVFSVVFYFISSSSRQLAYNQAIKLTNSYARQYALNIESWINQDFAVTRTLATTFLEYKQLPFDKWQKLIYPMYERVIKTTPRVDAYWDSWELSNLDTSWKKPYGRYFHIVYKRNGKYLTKTEMRSLDGDPPTYESMKKAAKELIAEPYISELQNGQMMTTLTSPLLENGKFIGLIGADLILTRFQNLVHEIKPYPNTFAFLLSNNGTFLAHPDSTIYKKNIADILPEFNEKYGILKKIKKGKSFSFSHTDEKGNGIYYTFEPIKIGKTNTPWAIGIAVPINDILAAANKNYNTSFILAVIGLLVMILVIYIVSNNIAKPIKTITQIILDFAKGKIIKDIKLDTKGNTEISQMAAAVEKSLIGIHKKTQFASEIGSGNLSVDLDLLSEDDHLGKSLLEMRDNLRKAREEEEQRKVEESKKRWINEGMAKFGEILRQNNDNLTLLSQELIKNLVWHLNASVGGIFLLNEDSETGDKTFDMVAMFAYDRNRLMKRSYHFAEGIIGACAAERDVIILKEVPQDYIEITSGLGGINPNFIIAVPLIFEDQVLGVIEIASLQEFKEHEIEFLKDLSNSIASTLNSVKVNSLTAELLMKSKEQAEMMAAQEEEMRQNMEELQATQEEAARRTFEFESLINALNTAAFVMEYDTNGYVVNINDGYLNFLGAKREDIIGMHYSDGLVLSDEEKKSFEKTWNEILNGKTHKHKTKINLLGKEYTLLESYTPTFDQNGQLVKILKIAMDISNI from the coding sequence ATGAAGATATCACTAACCATAAGGCAAAAAATATTGTACTTTATATTAGGTACTGCAATTGTTGTTTTTTCTGTAGTGTTTTACTTTATCAGTTCTTCGTCGCGTCAATTAGCATACAATCAAGCCATAAAGCTAACAAATAGCTATGCACGCCAATACGCTTTAAACATTGAGAGCTGGATAAACCAAGACTTTGCCGTAACCCGTACTCTTGCCACAACATTTCTTGAATACAAACAGCTTCCATTTGATAAATGGCAAAAGCTAATCTACCCGATGTACGAAAGGGTAATTAAAACTACACCCAGAGTAGATGCTTATTGGGATAGTTGGGAATTGAGCAATCTTGACACATCATGGAAAAAGCCTTATGGCCGATACTTTCATATTGTTTATAAACGAAATGGAAAATATTTAACAAAGACTGAGATGAGAAGCCTAGACGGCGATCCTCCAACGTATGAAAGTATGAAAAAAGCTGCAAAAGAATTAATTGCAGAACCCTATATTTCTGAGTTGCAGAACGGCCAAATGATGACCACACTTACATCGCCTTTGCTTGAAAATGGAAAGTTTATTGGATTAATTGGTGCCGATCTTATCCTTACTCGATTTCAGAACCTAGTTCACGAAATTAAGCCCTACCCTAATACTTTTGCCTTTTTACTTTCAAATAATGGCACCTTTCTGGCCCACCCCGATTCAACAATTTACAAAAAAAACATAGCTGACATTTTACCTGAGTTCAATGAGAAGTATGGTATTCTCAAAAAGATAAAAAAAGGGAAAAGCTTTAGCTTTTCACATACCGACGAAAAGGGTAATGGGATTTACTATACTTTTGAGCCAATAAAAATAGGAAAAACTAACACACCATGGGCAATAGGAATTGCAGTTCCTATTAACGATATTCTTGCTGCTGCAAATAAGAATTATAACACCAGTTTTATTCTAGCAGTTATAGGACTGTTGGTTATGATACTTGTTATTTATATAGTATCGAACAATATTGCTAAACCCATTAAGACAATCACACAAATAATTCTTGACTTTGCTAAAGGTAAAATAATTAAAGACATAAAATTAGACACAAAAGGGAACACCGAGATTAGTCAAATGGCTGCAGCGGTAGAGAAATCGCTAATTGGGATTCATAAAAAAACACAATTTGCAAGTGAAATTGGTTCAGGTAATCTTTCAGTTGATCTAGATCTTTTAAGCGAAGACGATCACTTAGGTAAGTCGCTATTGGAAATGCGCGATAATTTACGCAAAGCTCGTGAAGAAGAAGAACAAAGAAAGGTTGAAGAATCTAAAAAACGTTGGATAAACGAGGGGATGGCTAAATTTGGTGAAATTCTTCGCCAAAACAACGATAATCTTACTCTACTTAGTCAAGAACTTATAAAAAACTTGGTCTGGCATCTAAACGCATCGGTTGGAGGAATTTTCTTACTGAATGAAGATTCTGAAACTGGTGATAAAACCTTTGATATGGTAGCAATGTTTGCTTACGATAGAAATAGGCTAATGAAAAGAAGCTACCATTTTGCTGAAGGAATTATAGGAGCATGTGCCGCAGAACGGGATGTCATAATACTAAAGGAAGTACCGCAAGACTATATTGAAATTACTTCTGGTCTTGGTGGCATTAACCCTAACTTCATTATTGCTGTACCTCTTATTTTTGAAGACCAAGTACTTGGAGTAATTGAGATAGCATCACTTCAAGAGTTTAAAGAACATGAAATAGAATTCCTAAAAGACCTCTCCAACAGCATTGCATCAACCCTTAATTCAGTTAAGGTAAACTCTCTTACTGCTGAACTTTTAATGAAATCAAAAGAGCAGGCAGAAATGATGGCAGCACAAGAGGAGGAGATGCGCCAAAACATGGAGGAACTTCAAGCTACTCAAGAAGAAGCAGCACGAAGAACCTTTGAATTTGAGAGCCTTATCAATGCTCTAAATACCGCTGCATTTGTCATGGAGTACGATACCAATGGTTATGTTGTAAACATTAACGATGGCTATCTTAATTTCTTGGGCGCTAAGAGAGAGGATATTATTGGAATGCATTATTCTGATGGCCTGGTGCTATCCGACGAAGAGAAAAAATCATTTGAAAAAACATGGAACGAAATTCTTAATGGCAAAACTCATAAACATAAAACAAAGATTAATCTTTTAGGAAAGGAGTATACCCTCTTAGAATCATATACTCCAACCTTTGACCAAAATGGTCAACTTGTAAAGATACTAAAAATCGCAATGGATATATCAAACATTTAA
- a CDS encoding DUF2797 domain-containing protein: protein MKGVLRKMKFENEGGEYQVKPSYYIELEEGMLKMNDLVGQSIGLRYQHEIYCISCGKKIKKSYGQGFCYPCFIKVPEAEECVLRPELCRAHEGIARDIKFAEENCLVDHFVYLAWTGGLKVGVTRYHQIPTRWVDQGATYAIKICKTPNRYSAGIIEEELKAILSDKTAWQRMLKDREEVPKDFLAEKAKALEFLNGKGFDYRPEEDIVYTITYPKVETLQKIKSLNLDKVDFIEEKLIGIKGQYLIFESGTVFNVRNHTGYLVEFSV from the coding sequence ATGAAAGGTGTTTTAAGAAAGATGAAGTTTGAAAACGAGGGGGGCGAGTACCAAGTTAAGCCAAGCTACTACATAGAACTTGAGGAAGGTATGCTCAAGATGAATGATCTTGTAGGTCAAAGCATTGGTCTAAGATATCAGCATGAGATATATTGTATAAGTTGTGGCAAAAAGATAAAGAAGTCGTATGGTCAGGGTTTTTGCTATCCATGTTTTATAAAGGTACCCGAAGCAGAAGAGTGTGTATTAAGACCGGAACTATGCAGGGCCCATGAGGGAATAGCAAGGGATATCAAATTTGCCGAAGAAAATTGTCTGGTCGATCACTTTGTATATTTGGCCTGGACAGGTGGTTTAAAGGTTGGCGTTACTCGTTACCATCAAATTCCAACTCGTTGGGTCGATCAGGGAGCCACTTATGCTATTAAGATTTGTAAAACACCAAACCGCTATAGTGCTGGAATTATTGAGGAAGAACTTAAGGCTATTTTGTCAGATAAAACGGCTTGGCAACGAATGTTAAAAGATAGGGAAGAAGTGCCTAAAGATTTTTTAGCAGAAAAGGCAAAGGCTTTGGAATTTTTAAACGGAAAGGGATTTGATTACCGACCTGAGGAAGATATCGTTTATACAATAACATACCCCAAAGTTGAAACACTTCAAAAAATTAAGTCTTTAAATTTGGATAAGGTTGATTTTATAGAAGAGAAACTGATTGGAATAAAAGGACAATACCTGATATTTGAATCAGGTACTGTGTTTAATGTTCGGAATCATACAGGCTATTTGGTGGAATTTAGCGTTTAA
- a CDS encoding PspC domain-containing protein, giving the protein MKKTISASLNRKAYILDEDAYEMLERYLSSLEYHFQSDENKTEILDDIETRIAEHFDKIIKVEGQVINTENVKNVIATIGTPSDLDSDDLNTSSVSQKAYPKLYRDLEERVLGGICSGMGHYWKVDPVLFRLVFVLLALWGGIGILIYLVLWIVIPPAKTPSERLEMKGEQFNINNIK; this is encoded by the coding sequence ATGAAGAAAACAATATCAGCAAGTTTAAACCGCAAGGCATATATTCTTGACGAAGATGCCTACGAGATGCTAGAACGATATTTATCTAGCTTAGAATACCACTTCCAGAGTGATGAAAACAAGACAGAAATTTTGGATGATATTGAAACAAGGATTGCCGAGCACTTTGATAAAATTATTAAGGTAGAAGGACAGGTAATAAATACAGAAAACGTGAAAAACGTGATAGCCACAATAGGAACTCCAAGCGACTTAGATAGCGATGATCTAAACACATCATCGGTAAGCCAAAAAGCATATCCTAAACTCTATCGAGATTTAGAGGAAAGGGTATTAGGCGGAATCTGTTCAGGAATGGGGCATTACTGGAAAGTTGATCCAGTATTATTTAGACTTGTATTTGTGCTTCTTGCCCTATGGGGCGGGATTGGCATACTAATATACCTGGTACTTTGGATTGTTATTCCCCCAGCAAAAACTCCATCGGAGCGACTTGAGATGAAGGGTGAGCAATTCAACATCAACAATATAAAGTAA
- a CDS encoding PadR family transcriptional regulator produces MSSEVENAKAQMRKGVLELCVLTLLSRGDAYANDLINQLKAAKMIVVEGTIYPLLTRQKNAGLLNYRWEESPQGPPRKYYTLTEKGKQYLAELNSGWDELVELVDTIRYGKQSNDKE; encoded by the coding sequence ATGAGTTCAGAAGTAGAAAATGCAAAAGCGCAAATGCGAAAGGGGGTGCTAGAGCTATGTGTACTTACCCTACTTTCCAGAGGCGATGCTTATGCTAACGATCTTATCAATCAGCTTAAAGCTGCTAAAATGATTGTAGTTGAAGGAACAATATATCCCTTACTAACACGTCAGAAGAATGCTGGTCTACTTAATTACCGATGGGAGGAATCGCCACAAGGCCCCCCAAGAAAGTATTATACGCTTACTGAAAAAGGGAAGCAATACCTTGCCGAATTGAATTCGGGATGGGATGAGCTTGTTGAGCTGGTAGATACTATCCGATATGGGAAGCAAAGTAACGATAAAGAATAA
- a CDS encoding PspC domain-containing protein, whose translation MDKIVDVSIGGISFTLEAEAYSILTKYLNEVESRLSNKSFAKEVLADIEYRIAELLSERVKPKKVVPPETINSIVEQIGYPDEDVNSQKQKKQDYTHRKRIYRDSDEGIIAGVCSGLGAYFRVDPLVFRAIFIGLLFLHGFGLLFYLILWLSIPKAKTPLQKMEMMGDKQSIDNLLNEIKEDINSIGTKIKKSEKDGILGKLINLLGQILIYILKAIGIIVKVIAIIIGSVLIAGMLLLFISLVFAIFFASYGLSHFTFLGGIGISLNEIISSVIDISSGYWITIPLFLVFAIPIVALIYAGFRIIFRVKAKDKNLAIIALVLWASAIFALSITTFLQVKSFSASGQHVSKVLIKTDPRAPHTLYCKSFNYISDSTIQQLSTSILNLKLIDYKGEQLLSGEPKLIIEKSEENKPAVTIIKNSRGTNRFIAKRNAKMVEYSITQKDSVITFDPIFVIPNDIKWKNQSVTIELHLPVGQKIYIDETLAYILDENQPNCIYWPDELVGKTWVMTQKGLRPAK comes from the coding sequence ATGGACAAAATAGTTGATGTTAGCATAGGAGGTATTTCTTTCACCTTGGAGGCAGAAGCATACTCAATACTAACGAAATACCTAAACGAAGTTGAAAGCCGCCTGAGCAACAAATCGTTTGCAAAAGAGGTATTAGCTGATATAGAATACCGAATTGCAGAACTCTTATCGGAGAGAGTAAAACCCAAGAAAGTGGTTCCTCCAGAAACCATAAATAGCATTGTAGAGCAAATTGGCTATCCCGATGAAGACGTTAATAGCCAAAAACAAAAAAAACAAGATTATACCCACCGAAAGCGTATCTACCGAGACTCAGATGAAGGCATTATTGCTGGAGTTTGTAGTGGCCTTGGCGCATATTTTAGAGTTGACCCGCTGGTTTTCAGAGCAATATTCATTGGTCTCCTTTTCCTGCATGGGTTTGGCTTGCTCTTTTATTTAATACTATGGCTTTCCATACCCAAAGCAAAAACGCCACTACAAAAAATGGAAATGATGGGCGACAAGCAATCAATTGATAATCTTTTAAACGAGATTAAAGAAGATATTAACTCAATTGGCACTAAAATTAAAAAGTCGGAGAAGGATGGGATTCTAGGAAAACTAATTAATCTTTTAGGACAAATTTTAATCTACATACTTAAAGCAATTGGGATTATTGTAAAGGTTATTGCAATAATCATAGGCTCTGTTTTAATTGCAGGAATGCTACTTCTGTTCATTTCATTAGTTTTTGCCATTTTCTTTGCATCCTATGGCTTGAGCCATTTTACCTTTTTAGGCGGCATTGGCATATCACTCAACGAAATCATATCATCTGTTATTGATATAAGTAGTGGTTATTGGATTACCATCCCGCTCTTCCTTGTTTTTGCCATTCCAATAGTAGCATTGATTTATGCAGGTTTTAGAATTATTTTTAGAGTAAAAGCTAAAGATAAAAACCTTGCAATAATAGCGCTTGTTCTTTGGGCTTCAGCCATTTTTGCCTTATCAATAACAACATTCCTACAAGTCAAAAGTTTTTCTGCTAGTGGTCAACATGTTAGCAAAGTATTAATTAAAACAGACCCAAGGGCACCACATACCTTATATTGTAAATCGTTCAATTACATTTCCGACAGTACGATTCAACAGTTGAGCACCTCAATACTTAACCTAAAACTTATTGACTATAAAGGCGAACAACTTCTTTCAGGTGAGCCAAAGCTTATTATAGAAAAATCGGAAGAAAACAAACCAGCGGTTACCATAATAAAGAACTCAAGGGGGACAAATAGATTCATTGCAAAAAGGAATGCAAAAATGGTTGAATACAGTATCACACAGAAAGATTCAGTAATAACCTTTGATCCAATTTTTGTTATACCCAACGATATTAAATGGAAGAACCAAAGTGTTACAATAGAACTACATTTGCCTGTTGGGCAAAAAATTTATATTGATGAAACCCTTGCATACATTTTGGACGAGAACCAGCCAAACTGCATTTACTGGCCTGATGAGCTAGTCGGGAAGACATGGGTTATGACCCAAAAAGGGCTTAGGCCTGCGAAATAA
- a CDS encoding MBOAT family O-acyltransferase — protein sequence MNILTPMDQLTNLILDFLKYHDGDSLIFTQASFWVFFGVLLLGYTHVYNRPIARSAYLLVFSLFFYFKSSGLFFSLLLFSTVVDYSIGYLISISNSETKKRWLVALSVFVNLSVLSYFKYSYFLVNLINSIFETNFVTVNYLALWSNSLFHTSFDTLNILLPVGISFYSFQTISYTVDVYRGRVKPVKNIIDFAFYVSFFPQLVAGPIVRASEFIPQIFRKYNLSAKEFGHALFLILGGLFKKMVISDYLSVNFVDRVFDNPLSFTGFESLLATYGYALQIYCDFSGYTDIAIGLALLLGFRLPINFNEPYKANSLTDFWHRWHISLSSWLRDYLYIPLGGNRKGKLRTYINLMITMLLGGLWHGAHWRFVVWGGIHGVGLAIEKMISNFRKVKVVWNKPLKRFLGIFLTFHLVCFSWIFFRANSFATALQLIKKIFTDFGINYVPIIVLGNLDVLAMLTLGFLLHWLPFNLKENIRGNFIKSPWYVKLLVAFAIIVIIVQFQYLGIKPFIYFRF from the coding sequence TTGAATATTTTAACCCCAATGGACCAGCTAACTAATTTAATACTCGATTTCTTAAAATATCACGATGGCGATTCGCTAATTTTTACACAGGCTAGTTTTTGGGTGTTTTTTGGTGTTTTATTGCTGGGGTATACACATGTTTATAATCGGCCAATTGCACGTAGTGCATACCTTTTGGTGTTTAGCCTATTCTTTTATTTTAAGTCGAGCGGTTTATTCTTTTCTTTGCTCCTTTTCTCCACAGTTGTTGATTACTCCATAGGCTATTTAATCTCTATCTCAAATAGTGAGACCAAAAAACGATGGTTGGTTGCCTTAAGTGTGTTCGTTAACCTTTCTGTCCTATCGTATTTTAAGTATTCCTACTTTCTTGTAAATCTAATAAATAGCATCTTCGAAACTAACTTTGTGACTGTTAATTATTTGGCTCTTTGGTCTAACTCCTTATTTCATACTAGTTTTGATACATTAAACATTCTTTTACCTGTAGGAATATCGTTTTATTCGTTTCAAACAATAAGCTATACGGTTGATGTCTATAGGGGAAGAGTTAAACCTGTGAAAAATATTATAGATTTTGCCTTTTATGTTTCCTTTTTCCCGCAATTAGTGGCTGGCCCAATTGTTCGTGCTTCTGAGTTTATTCCTCAAATTTTTAGAAAATACAACCTAAGTGCTAAAGAGTTTGGCCATGCTCTTTTCCTGATTTTAGGCGGTCTGTTTAAAAAGATGGTAATATCAGACTATCTCTCAGTTAATTTTGTTGATAGGGTGTTCGATAACCCTTTGTCTTTTACAGGCTTTGAAAGCCTTTTGGCAACCTATGGATATGCTCTTCAGATTTATTGCGATTTTTCTGGTTATACCGACATTGCAATTGGGCTTGCCTTGCTGTTAGGGTTTCGCCTTCCTATTAATTTCAACGAACCTTACAAAGCAAATAGTTTGACCGATTTTTGGCATAGATGGCACATCTCACTTTCGTCGTGGTTGCGCGATTATTTATATATTCCCTTGGGTGGTAACCGGAAAGGCAAGTTAAGAACGTATATCAATTTGATGATAACGATGCTTTTGGGAGGGCTTTGGCATGGTGCACATTGGCGGTTTGTGGTTTGGGGTGGTATACATGGAGTCGGATTGGCCATAGAAAAAATGATCTCGAACTTCCGAAAAGTAAAAGTAGTTTGGAACAAGCCACTTAAAAGATTCCTTGGAATCTTTTTAACCTTTCATCTGGTCTGCTTTTCTTGGATTTTTTTCAGAGCCAACAGTTTTGCAACGGCTTTGCAGCTGATAAAAAAGATCTTTACTGATTTTGGCATTAACTATGTGCCAATTATCGTGTTAGGTAATTTAGATGTTCTTGCAATGTTAACCTTGGGATTTCTATTACATTGGCTACCCTTTAATTTAAAGGAAAACATTCGAGGTAACTTTATTAAATCTCCTTGGTATGTAAAACTACTGGTTGCTTTCGCGATTATTGTTATAATAGTTCAATTCCAGTATTTGGGTATTAAGCCTTTTATTTACTTCAGGTTCTAA
- a CDS encoding GDSL-type esterase/lipase family protein, translated as MRFFLLKIFSIIVFLVFIPYQLHVVDIDVPTEHLLVNLDDNVIRNTRADMLRDKSLVSIIHMGDSHVQAGIISSTLKKNIADRYGVAKMSPGLLFPYSILGSNNPVDYVSYHSGIWRFQKVNGAKTKIPSGLFGAYVVTSDSGATISFKLKQRNGIQPSFNRIGVFYKTMLNEVPVVLTPQAIEVQRSEGYVEYAVNSEDDSLTIGFRNELNGEIIIQAVNLWHTHTPFSVSSTGLNGAAFSGYNKSIFIEEELKLLNPNCIIVSFGTNDSYTNVFDSTRFKRELKQFIEKVKTACPNSLVILTTPNDHLFEKAASNPNALMVSSMIKDFAEQRNLPYWDFYTIMGGYSSISSWMDLGFAAPDGIHFKPKGYELQANLLFDAMLKTNIFEYFNPNGPAN; from the coding sequence ATGAGGTTCTTTTTATTGAAAATATTTAGCATTATTGTTTTTTTGGTATTTATTCCTTACCAATTACATGTTGTTGATATTGATGTCCCCACAGAGCACCTTCTTGTCAATCTTGATGATAATGTCATTAGAAATACGAGAGCTGATATGCTGCGAGATAAAAGCTTAGTTTCAATTATCCATATGGGCGATTCACATGTTCAGGCTGGTATTATTTCAAGTACGCTGAAAAAGAATATAGCAGATAGGTATGGTGTTGCAAAAATGTCGCCAGGGTTGCTATTCCCGTATTCTATTCTTGGGTCGAATAATCCGGTGGATTATGTTTCTTATCACTCTGGAATCTGGCGTTTTCAGAAGGTAAATGGTGCAAAAACAAAAATTCCTAGTGGTCTTTTTGGTGCCTATGTGGTTACTTCGGATAGTGGTGCAACAATCTCTTTTAAACTTAAGCAGCGAAACGGAATACAACCAAGTTTTAACCGTATCGGTGTTTTCTATAAGACCATGTTAAACGAGGTACCAGTAGTATTAACACCTCAGGCTATCGAAGTGCAAAGAAGTGAAGGGTACGTTGAGTATGCAGTTAACAGTGAGGATGATTCCTTAACCATAGGGTTTAGGAATGAGCTAAATGGTGAAATCATTATACAAGCTGTAAATTTGTGGCACACCCATACCCCTTTTTCTGTGAGCTCAACTGGATTAAATGGAGCTGCTTTCTCTGGTTATAATAAATCCATATTTATAGAAGAGGAACTTAAACTACTAAATCCCAATTGCATAATAGTTTCCTTTGGTACAAATGATTCCTATACCAATGTGTTTGATAGCACAAGATTTAAACGTGAGCTAAAGCAATTTATTGAAAAGGTCAAAACGGCGTGTCCTAACTCTTTGGTGATACTTACAACACCTAACGACCATCTTTTTGAAAAGGCAGCTAGCAACCCTAATGCGCTTATGGTTTCATCTATGATAAAAGATTTTGCAGAGCAAAGAAACTTACCCTATTGGGATTTTTATACTATCATGGGAGGATATAGCAGCATTAGCTCATGGATGGACCTTGGTTTTGCGGCTCCCGATGGCATACATTTCAAGCCCAAGGGGTATGAGCTGCAAGCAAACCTTTTGTTCGATGCCATGCTAAAAACAAACATCTTTGAATATTTTAACCCCAATGGACCAGCTAACTAA